One segment of Drosophila ananassae strain 14024-0371.13 chromosome 3R, ASM1763931v2, whole genome shotgun sequence DNA contains the following:
- the LOC6497064 gene encoding alpha-tocopherol transfer protein isoform X1: MTNISSNPRTMPAIEHKLNVTEEEVPEHIRRLAKEQGECQSSKGQTIEQFRSYIIERNECQPHRNDDKYLEKFLRARYWKIENSYKLLCSYYKFREHNKSYYEKVRPLDLRHVGESDILTVTPYRDQHGHRILIYRFGLWRPNRVTVDDIFRATIILQELGSLEPISQIVGGVGIFDLKDLGFEHLLHLSPSVAQKMIALLVTSMPIRTSALHIVNQNWVFNAAFKIFKPFLNAAMREKLYIHGSDMSSLHNHINPEHLPKRYGGLHEDYSYTLWLDMLKEQCSSNNVQKDMEQLGFIFD, from the exons ATG ACGAACATCAGTAGTAATCCCCGCACTATGCCCGCCATCGAGCATAAGTTGAACGTCACCGAGGAGGAGGTTCCGGAGCACATCCGGCGACTGGCCAAGGAACAGGGCGAGTGTCAGAGTTCCAAGGGTCAGACCATTGAGCAGTTCCGCAGCTACATTATAG AGCGAAACGAGTGCCAGCCCCATCGGAATGATGACAAGTATCTGGAAAAGTTTCTGAGAGCCCGATACTGGAAGATCGAGAACAGCTATAAATTG CTGTGCAGCTACTACAAATTCCGGGAACACAACAAATCCTACTACGAAAAGGTTCGCCCCTTGGACCTACGCCACGTTGGAGAATCCGACATCCTGACAGTGACGCCTTACCGAGATCAGCATGGCCACAGGATACTCATATACCGGTTCGGGTTGTGGCGACCCAATCGAGTGACTGTCGATGATATTTTCCGGGCTACTATTATTCTGCAAGAGCTTGGCAGCTTGGAACCGATCTCTCAGATTGTGGGTGGTGTTGGAATATTCGACCTTAAAGATTTGGGTTTCGAACACCTACTCCATCTGAGTCCTAGTGTGGCGCAGAAAATGATTGCTCTGCTTGTG ACCTCCATGCCCATTCGTACTTCCGCACTTCATATTGTGAACCAGAACTGGGTGTTTAATGCCGCTTTCAAGATATTTAAACCCTTCCTCAATGCCGCCATGCGCGAAAAGCTGTACATCCATGGCAGTGATATGAGTTCCCTGCACAATCACATCAATCCGGAGCATCTTCCCAAGCG CTATGGTGGCCTGCACGAGGATTACTCTTACACGCTCTGGCTGGATATGTTGAAGGAGCAGTGTTCTTCGAATAATGTCCAAAAGGATATGGAACAATTGGGCTTCATTTTTGACTAG
- the LOC6497064 gene encoding alpha-tocopherol transfer protein isoform X2, protein MPAIEHKLNVTEEEVPEHIRRLAKEQGECQSSKGQTIEQFRSYIIERNECQPHRNDDKYLEKFLRARYWKIENSYKLLCSYYKFREHNKSYYEKVRPLDLRHVGESDILTVTPYRDQHGHRILIYRFGLWRPNRVTVDDIFRATIILQELGSLEPISQIVGGVGIFDLKDLGFEHLLHLSPSVAQKMIALLVTSMPIRTSALHIVNQNWVFNAAFKIFKPFLNAAMREKLYIHGSDMSSLHNHINPEHLPKRYGGLHEDYSYTLWLDMLKEQCSSNNVQKDMEQLGFIFD, encoded by the exons ATGCCCGCCATCGAGCATAAGTTGAACGTCACCGAGGAGGAGGTTCCGGAGCACATCCGGCGACTGGCCAAGGAACAGGGCGAGTGTCAGAGTTCCAAGGGTCAGACCATTGAGCAGTTCCGCAGCTACATTATAG AGCGAAACGAGTGCCAGCCCCATCGGAATGATGACAAGTATCTGGAAAAGTTTCTGAGAGCCCGATACTGGAAGATCGAGAACAGCTATAAATTG CTGTGCAGCTACTACAAATTCCGGGAACACAACAAATCCTACTACGAAAAGGTTCGCCCCTTGGACCTACGCCACGTTGGAGAATCCGACATCCTGACAGTGACGCCTTACCGAGATCAGCATGGCCACAGGATACTCATATACCGGTTCGGGTTGTGGCGACCCAATCGAGTGACTGTCGATGATATTTTCCGGGCTACTATTATTCTGCAAGAGCTTGGCAGCTTGGAACCGATCTCTCAGATTGTGGGTGGTGTTGGAATATTCGACCTTAAAGATTTGGGTTTCGAACACCTACTCCATCTGAGTCCTAGTGTGGCGCAGAAAATGATTGCTCTGCTTGTG ACCTCCATGCCCATTCGTACTTCCGCACTTCATATTGTGAACCAGAACTGGGTGTTTAATGCCGCTTTCAAGATATTTAAACCCTTCCTCAATGCCGCCATGCGCGAAAAGCTGTACATCCATGGCAGTGATATGAGTTCCCTGCACAATCACATCAATCCGGAGCATCTTCCCAAGCG CTATGGTGGCCTGCACGAGGATTACTCTTACACGCTCTGGCTGGATATGTTGAAGGAGCAGTGTTCTTCGAATAATGTCCAAAAGGATATGGAACAATTGGGCTTCATTTTTGACTAG
- the LOC6498439 gene encoding deoxyuridine 5'-triphosphate nucleotidohydrolase, mitochondrial, whose protein sequence is MPSPIADDIPAAKKMKIDKCVLRFAKLTEQALEPVRGSAKAAGVDLRSAYDLVVPARGKAIVKTDLQVQVPEGSYGRVAPRSGLAVKNFIDVGAGVVDEDYRGNLGVVLFNHSDVDFEVKRGDRIAQFICERIFYPELELVDKLEDTERGEGGFGSTGVKDLPQAKAQNGNGEKVSEPEPASV, encoded by the coding sequence ATGCCTTCACCCATTGCCGACGACATTCCAGCTGCCAAAAAGATGAAGATCGACAAGTGCGTCCTGCGATTCGCCAAGCTCACAGAACAAGCCCTGGAGCCGGTCCGTGGATCCGCAAAGGCTGCAGGTGTGGATCTTCGCAGTGCTTACGACTTAGTTGTCCCTGCCCGTGGCAAGGCCATCGTCAAAACTGACCTACAAGTCCAGGTCCCAGAGGGTTCCTACGGACGAGTGGCTCCGCGGTCTGGTTTGGCGGTTAAGAACTTCATCGACGTGGGTGCCGGAGTGGTAGATGAAGATTACCGTGGTAACCTCGGCGTCGTTCTATTTAACCATTCCGACGTGGACTTTGAGGTGAAACGCGGAGACCGCATTGCTCAGTTTATCTGCGAGCGCATTTTCTATCCAGAGTTGGAGCTGGTCGATAAGCTAGAGGATACCGAGCGTGGAGAAGGAGGATTTGGCTCCACCGGCGTCAAGGATCTACCGCAAGCCAAGGCGCAAAACGGCAACGGGGAGAAGGTGTCTGAGCCTGAGCCTGCATCTGTTTAA
- the LOC6498438 gene encoding DNA topoisomerase 2, with protein sequence MENGSKASGGAMSIEQMYQKKSQLEHILLRPDSYIGSVEYTKELMWVYDFEKNRMVQRELSFVPGLYKIFDEILVNAADNKQRDKSMNTIKIDIDPERNVVSIWNNGQGIPVTMHKEQKMYVPTMIFGHLLTSSNYNDDEKKVTGGRNGYGAKLCNIFSTSFTVETATKQYKKSFKQTWGNNMAKASDPTIKDFNGSDFTRITFSPDLAKFKMESLEEDIVALMSRRAFDVAASTKGVAVFLNGTKLTVKNFKDYIDLHIKNQDDDAGQPIKIVHEVANERWEVACCPSDRGFQQVSFVNSIATTKGGRHVDHVVDSVIKQLIEVLKKKNKGGINIKPFQVRNHLWIFVNCLIENPTFDSQTKENMTLQAKSFGSKCALSEKFISNMSKSGIVESVLAWAKFKAQNDIAKTGGRKSSKIKGIPKLEDANEAGGKNSINCTLILTEGDSAKSLAVSGLGVIGRNFYGVFPLRGKLLNVREANFKQLSENAEINNLCKIIGLQYKKKYLTEDDLKTLRYGKVMIMTDQDQDGSHIKGLLINFIHTNWPELLRLPFLEEFITPIVKATKKNEEISFYSLPEFEEWKIDTPNHHTYNIKYYKGLGTSTSKEAKEYFQDMERHRILFKYDGSVDDESIVMAFSRKHIESRKVWLTNHMDEVKRRKELGLPERYLYTKGTKHITYADFINLELVLFSNADNERSIPSLVDGLKPGQRKVMFTCFKRNDKREVKVAQLSGSVAEMSAYHHGEVSLQMTIVNLAQNYVGSNNINLLEPRGQFGTRLTGGKDCASARYIFTLMSPLTRLIFHPLDDPLLEYQTDDGQRIEPLWYLPIIPMVLVNGAEGIGTGWATKIANHNPREIMKNLRRMINSEEPVAMHPWYKNFAGRMEYVSDGRYVHTGNIQILPGDRVEITELPVGVWTQNYKENVLEALANGTEKVKAVVSEYREYHTDTTVRFVVSFAPGEFNRIRSEDGGFYRVFKLTSSLSTNQMHAFDQNNCLRRFPTTMDVLKEFYKLRLEYYARRKDYLVGQLTAQADRLSDQARFILEKCEKTLVVENKQRKAMCDELVKRGYRPDPVKEWQRRIKMEDAEQENDDEDEEAEEAAPSASSKVKKEKDADPEKAFKKLTDVKKFDYLLGMSMWMLTEEKKNELLKQRDAKLAELENLRKKTPELLWLDDLDALEQKLNEVEEKERLEEMGINLKTAKSLKSQKGATTAKGRKVKGSAAPGAGDVFPDPEGERVEFKVTEEIIKKMAAAMKSASAKTTKEPKEPKVKKEPKGKGAVKAEPEEEVDEFDALVEGGSKTSPKAKKEAVKKEPAEKKPRQKKENGGALKQGKIDFSKAKTKKATSDKSDDEVAPRAERPGRRAASKKIDYSSLFSDEEGAGNVGSDNGDNSDAGDGGDGDDSESSPNKRPTKRVREEDSSGGPKKKSAPKKRRAVIESDEDSDVAYVDDDDSDFEC encoded by the exons ATGGAGAACGGCAGCAAGGCCTCTGGCGGGGCCATGTCCATCGAACAGATGTACCAGAAAAAGTCCCAGCTGGAACACATCCTGCTGCGACCGGACTCGTACATTGGCTCTGTGGAGTACACCAAGGAGCTGATGTGGGTGTATGACTTTGAGAAGAACCGGATGGTGCAAAGGGAGCTCTCGTTCGTGCCGGGTCTGTACAAGATCTTCGACGAGATTCTGGTCAATGCGGCGGACAACAAGCAGCGCGACAAGTCCATGAACACCATCAAGATCGACATTGATCCGGAGCGAAATGTAGTGTCCATCTGGAACAACGGCCAGGGCATTCCGGTTACCATGCACAAGGAGCAGAAGATGTATGTGCCAACGATGATTTTCGGCCATCTGCTGACCTCCTCGAACTACAACGACGACGAGAAGAAGGTCACTGGCGGCAGGAACGGCTATGGTGCGAAGCTCTGCAACATATTCTCCACCAGCTTCACTGTGGAGACGGCAACGAAGCAGTACAAGAAGAGCTTCAAGCAGACCTGGGGCAACAATATGGCGAAGGCCTCCGACCCAACG ATCAAGGACTTCAACGGCAGCGACTTCACCCGCATTACATTCAGCCCCGATCTGGCCAAGTTCAAGATGGAGAGTCTGGAAGAGGACATTGTGGCTCTAATGTCTCGCCGCGCCTTTGACGTGGCTGCTTCTACGAAAGGCGTTGCTGTGTTCCTCAACGGAACTAAGCTGACGGTGAAGAATTTCAAGGACTACATCGATCTGCACATTAAGAACCAGGACGACGACGCTGGGCAGCCCATCAAGATCGTCCACGAGGTGGCCAACGAGCGCTGGGAGGTGGCCTGTTGTCCCTCAGATCGCGGATTCCAGCAGGTCTCGTTCGTCAATTCGATAGCCACTACCAAGGGTGGCAGGCATGTGGATCATGTGGTGGACAGTGTCATTAAGCAGCTCATCGAGGTCCtgaagaagaaaaacaaag GTGGCATTAACATCAAGCCATTCCAAGTGCGCAACCATCTTTGGATCTTCGTCAACTGTTTGATTGAGAACCCCACATTCGACTCTCAGACCAAGGAGAACATGACGCTGCAAGCGAAGAGCTTCGGTTCCAAGTGCGCCCTCTCCGAAAAGTTCATCTCCAACATGTCCAAGTCTGGAATTGTAGAGTCTGTCCTGGCGTGGGCCAAGTTCAAGGCGCAGAACGACATTGCCAAGACGGGAGGACGGAAGTCGAGCAAAATCAAGGGCATACCCAAGCTGGAGGACGCCAACGAAGCCGGTGGCAAGAACTCGATCAACTGCACTCTCATCCTAACGGAGGGAGATTCGGCCAAGTCCTTGGCTGTCTCCGGCCTGGGTGTGATTGGCCGCAATTTCTACGGAGTGTTTCCGCTCAGGGGAAAGCTGCTGAACGTCCGAGAGGCCAACTTCAAGCAGCTCTCCGAGAACGCCGAAATAAACAATCTTTGCAAGATTATTGGGTTGCAGTACAAGAAAAAGTACTTAACCGAGGACGACCTAAAGACATTGCGCTACGGCAAGGTGATGATTATGACTGATCAGGATCAGGACGGGTCTCACATCAAGGGCTTGTTGATCAACTTCATCCACACCAACTGGCCGGAGCTACTGCGCCTGCCCTTCCTCGAGGAATTCATTACGCCGATCGTGAAGGCTACCAAGAAGAACGAGGAGATCTCGTTCTATTCGCTGCCGGAGTTTGAAGAGTGGAAGATCGATACGCCCAATCACCATACGTACAATATCAAGTACTATAAGGGTTTGGGTACTTCGACCTCCAAGGAGGCGAAGGAGTATTTCCAGGACATGGAGCGCCACCGAATCCTCTTCAAGTACGATGGCTCTGTCGATGACGAGAGCATCGTGATGGCCTTCTCGCGCAAGCACATCGAGTCCCGAAAGGTGTGGCTCACCAACCACATGGACGAGGTGAAGCGGCGCAAAGAGCTGGGACTTCCGGAGCGATATCTTTATACCAAAGGCACCAAGCACATCACCTACGCGGACTTCATCAACCTGGAGTTGGTTCTCTTCTCTAACGCCGACAACGAGCGCTCCATTCCCAGTCTGGTGGATGGCTTGAAGCCCGGCCAGCGCAAGGTCATGTTCACCTGCTTCAAGAGAAACGATAAGCGCGAAGTGAAGGTAGCCCAGTTGTCCGGTTCAGTGGCCGAGATGTCGGCCTACCATCACGGCGAGGTGTCACTGCAGATGACCATCGTAAACTTGGCCCAGAACTATGTCGGCTCGAACAACATTAATCTGCTGGAGCCCCGAGGTCAGTTCGGTACTCGGTTGACGGGCGGCAAGGATTGCGCCAGTGCTCGTTACATTTTCACCCTGATGTCCCCGCTGACCAGGTTGATTTTCCATCCGCTCGACGATCCGTTGCTCGAGTACCAGACCGATGACGGGCAGAGGATCGAGCCGCTGTGGTATCTCCCTATTATTCCCATGGTTCTGGTGAACGGAGCCGAGGGCATAGGCACTGGGTGGGCCACCAAGATCGCCAACCACAACCCCCGTGAGATAATGAAGAACTTGAGGCGAATGATAAACAGCGAGGAGCCAGTGGCCATGCATCCATGGTACAAGAATTTCGCGGGACGGATGGAATACGTATCGGATGGTCGGTACGTGCACACTGGTAACATCCAAATCCTTCCCGGGGATCGGGTGGAGATCACTGAGCTGCCAGTGGGCGTGTGGACACAGAACTATAAGGAGAACGTCCTGGAGGCGCTGGCCAACGGTACAGAGAAGGTAAAGGCGGTGGTATCCGAGTACAGAGAGTACCACACGGACACCACAGTACGATTCGTGGTCAGCTTCGCTCCCGGCGAGTTCAACCGCATCAGGAGCGAGGATGGAGGATTCTATCGCGTGTTCAAGCTGACCTCGTCGCTCTCCACGAACCAGATGCACGCTTTCGACCAAAACAACTGTCTGCGTCGCTTCCCAACCACAATGGACGTCCTAAAGGAGTTCTACAAGCTCCGGCTAGAGTATTATGCACGCCGTAAGGACTACTTGGTCGGGCAACTGACGGCCCAGGCAGACCGACTCAGCGACCAGGCCCGCTTCATTCTCGAGAAGTGCGAGAAGACACTGGTGGTGGAGAACAAGCAGCGGAAGGCCATGTGTGATGAGCTTGTGAAGCGCGGCTATCGCCCCGATCCTGTCAAGGAGTGGCAGCGCCGCATCAAGATGGAGGACGCCGAGCAGGAAAACGACGATGAAGACGAGGAAGCTGAAGAGGCGGCTCCCAGCGCCAGCTCGAAGGTCAAAAAGGAGAAGGATGCCGATCCGGAAAAGGCATTCAAGAAGCTAACCGATGTCAAGAAGTTCGACTATCTGCTGGGCATGTCCATGTGGATGTTGACCGAGGAGAAGAAGAACGAGTTGCTGAAACAGCGCGACGCCAAGCTGGCCGAACTGGAAAATCTTCGCAAGAAGACTCCAGAGCTTCTTTGGTTAGACGACTTGGACGCCTTGGAGCAGAAACTGAACGAGGTGGAGGAGAAGGAGAGACTCGAAGAGATGGGAATCAACCTCAAGACGGCCAAATCGCTAAAGAGCCAAAAGGGCGCCACCACAGCTAAGGGGCGTAAGGTAAAGGGATCGGCTGCCCCGGGCGCTGGCGATGTATTCCCTGACCCCGAAGGCGAGCGGGTCGAGTTCAAGGTTACCGAAGAAATCATCAAGAAAATGGCTGCAGCGATGAAGTCGGCGAGCGCCAAAACCACAAAGGAGCCAAAGGAACCCAAAGTCAAAAAGGAGCCGAAGGGCAAGGGCGCTGTTAAGGCGGAGCCCGAGGAAGAGGTGGATGAGTTCGATGCCCTGGTGGAGGGAGGCTCGAAAACGTCTCCCAAAGCCAAGAAAGAGGCGGTCAAGAAGGAACCAGCCGAGAAGAAGCCGCGCCAGAAGAAGGAGAACGGTGGAGCCCTCAAGCAGGGAAAGATTGACTTTAGCAAGGCCAAG ACCAAGAAAGCGACTTCGGATAAGAGCGACGATGAGGTTGCCCCACGGGCGGAACGTCCAGGACGGCGAGCGGCCAGCAAGAAGATCGATTATAGCTCCCTCTTCTCCGACGAAGAAGGTGCCGGCAACGTGGGCTCCGACAACGGAGATAACAGCGATGCTGGTGATGGCGGCGATGGTGACGATAGCGAGTCATCCCCCAACAAGCGTCCAACCAAGCGAGTTAGGGAAGAAGACAGCAGCGGTGGACCGAAAAAGAAGTCTGCTCCTAAGAAGCGGCGTGCCGTCATCGAAAGCGATGAGGACTCCGATGTCGCTTACGTCGATGATGATGATTCTGATTTTGAATGCTGA
- the LOC6497063 gene encoding ran GTPase-activating protein, protein MTATTFNFASMAAQLGEEQGISFQDKSLTWNTAKDVQDVVDALNKQTTVHYLNLDGNTLGVEAAEAIGEALKKHPEFRKALWKNLFTRRLKTEIPLALNHLGAGLIAAGAKLTVLDLSDNALGPNGMRGLEEFLRSPVCYSLQELHLFNCGLGPEGGTMLSKALIDLHDNAQKAGSPLQLRVFIGGRNRLENTGAKAMSNAFRTLKTLEEIVLLQNSIFYQGIISLAESFKENVHLRVLNLNDNILRPKGAAKLAEVLPYLTMLREINFGDCLMKTNGAYHLGEALEASNEQLESIDLSFNEINSDGGLVLVGAMKNKPKLRYLNLDGNCFRSDGCEQVIAEMSKLPNAKALQPFEEDNSTDEEEDDDDEEEGEGEGEAGELEEDYDEEEEEETDDHDHGNDTTEEADENEEDYAEETAYVTSSAFTTKLFNETTNSKAGDTFAINKTISNKCSPEEFVLSQKPCSQKDFDALDEENKLQALKGIINQFTDDNHLLLLVFTTLKCAHLAQSSKPALELAESLYQATFDYAIKTKQEKRVLNYVLKQLELLRSEESFKSEYNVKSCRYALSEVLKKPQFANDNIKNTFKIFLENNDI, encoded by the exons ATGACCGCAACCACCTTCAACTTCGCTAGCATGGCAGCCCAGCTGGGCGAGGAACAAGGAATTTCATTCCAGGACAAATCGCTCACCTGGAACACGGCAAAAGATG TCCAGGATGTAGTGGACGCCTTAAACAAGCAGACAACAGTGCACTACCTCAATCTGGATGGCAACACACTTGGAGTGGAGGCGGCCGAGGCGATTGGTGAGGCATTAAAAAAGCACCCGGAATTCCGTAAGGCGCTGTGGAAGAACCTCTTCACAAGGCGCCTCAAAACCGAGATCCCGCTTGCTCTGAACCACCTAGGAGCGGGTCTGATTGCGGCCGGGGCCAAGCTCACAGTTCTTGACCTTAGCGACAATGCATTGGGCCCGAACGGCATGCGTGGCCTGGAGGAATTTTTGCGATCGCCTGTATGCTATTCCCTTCAGGAGTTGCATCTTTTCAACTGCGGACTGGGTCCCGAGGGCGGTACTATGCTGTCCAAGGCACTTATCGACCTCCACGACAATGCCCAGAAGGCGGGATCGCCTCTGCAGTTACGTGTCTTTATTGGCGGTCGGAATCGACTCGAGAACACGGGAGCCAAGGCAAtgtcgaatgcattccgaacaCTAAAGACCTTGGAAGAAATAGTTCTGCTTCAGAACTCTATATTTTACCAGGGTATTATATCCCTGGCCGAGTCCTTCAAGGAGAACGTTCACCTGCGCGTGCTCAACTTAAATGATAATATCCTGCGTCCCAAGGGAGCGGCTAAACTCGCCGAAGTACTGCCATATTTAACTAT GCTGCGTGAAATAAACTTTGGCGACTGCTTGATGAAGACGAATGGCGCCTACCATTTAGGTGAAGCCCTGGAAGCCTCTAACGAACAACTGGAGTCCATCGACTTGAGTTTCAATGAGATCAACAGCGACGGCGGCCTGGTACTGGTGGGCGCCATGAAGAACAAACCGAAACTCCGATACCTAAACCTGGATGGCAATTGCTTTCGAAGCGATGGCTGCGAACAGGTAATTGCGGAAATGTCCAAGTTGCCGAACGCTAAGGCCCTGCAACCGTTCGAGGAAGACAACTCCACAGATGAAGAGgaagacgacgacgacgaggaggaaGGCGAGGGCGAAGGCGAAGCCGGCGAACTGGAAGAAGATTACGAtgaggaagaggaggaggaaacCGATGATCACGATCATGGCAATGACACCACCGAAGAAGCCGATGAAAACGAAGAGGATTATGCCGAGGAAACGGCATACGTCACCAGTAGCGCCTTCACAACCAAG CTCTTTAACGAGACAACGAACTCGAAGGCAGGCGATACTTTTGCCATCAACAAGACTATCAGCAACAAATGCTCGCCAGAGGAATTCGTTCTCAGCCAAAAGCCCTGTTCACAGAAAGATTTTGACGCGCTAGACGAGGAAAACAAACTGCAAGCCCTTAAAGGCATTATTAAT CAATTCACTGATGATAATCACTTGCTGCTGCTCGTCTTCACCACCCTAAAGTGTGCCCATCTGGCGCAGTCTTCGAAACCAGCCCTAGAACTGGCCGAGTCCCTATACCAAGCAACCTTCGATTATGCCATAAAAACTAAGCAGGAGAAGCGCGTGCTTAACTATGTCCTCAAACAGTTGGAGCTATTGCGATCCGAGGAGTCCTTCAAGTCGGAGTACAACGTGAAGAGCTGCCGTTATGCTCTGAGCGAGGTCCTCAAGAAGCCGCAGTTCGCCAACGACAACATAAAGAATACATTTAAAATCTTTCTCGAAAATAATGATATCTAG